A DNA window from Entelurus aequoreus isolate RoL-2023_Sb linkage group LG24, RoL_Eaeq_v1.1, whole genome shotgun sequence contains the following coding sequences:
- the LOC133641493 gene encoding SH2 domain-containing protein 7-like isoform X1 — MSSGSTSAGEKETSRQETFLHFSWFKTLRTCWRSRFKECERTEQRERPTRDRTLMELSSKWFIETQVAHFASNGFFPAWFGGFITRENAEAMLTDREHGTFLIRLSDRVIGYILSYRGRDRCRHFAISQSKSGHFIVSGDTKGHGTVPELIQHYKTNPIEPFGEYLTSSCFETPSDVVYDVIQHMSPPGKTEESVHNSDCLLPMSKRTLEEVPPLPRRDKQLLAGSPVSQRDKGLYAKIRKQPTRPLQSTHQHVPRRLQGGPRNCRPVSAPDTVYSMVGGSDELHTSPRTTRHLPPERTDPFRTPPRTLSTDRLSDYAAYFLAGTPGSPHTACIDTTTSHALNLHRRDPVYTDDNTYEAIPGIAETTGFKPNCNTYESL, encoded by the exons ATGTCATCAGGTTCCACCTCAG CAGGTGAGAAGGAGACTTCCAGACAGGAGACTTTCCTGCACTTTTCATGGTTCAAGACTCTGAGGACTTGCTGGAGGTCTCGCTTCAAG GAATGTGAGAGGACGGAGCAGAGAGAGCGTCCAACACGCGACAGAACACTCATGGAGTTGTCTTCAAAATGGTTCATTGAGACTCAAGTGGCGCACTTTGCTTCAAACGGTTTCTTCCCCGCCTGGTTTGGGGGTTTCATCACCAGAGA AAATGCTGAAGCCATGTTGACAGACAGAGAGCACGGCACTTTCCTCATCCGTCTGAGTGATCGAGTCATCGGGTACATCTTGTCTTACAG AGGCAGAGATCGTTGCCGACACTTCGCGATAAGCCAAAGTAAGTCGGGACACTTCATTGTCAGTGGAGACACCAAGGGACACGGCACAGTCCCGGAGCTAATCCAGCACTACAAGACCAACCCCATCGAGCCATTCGGAGAGTACCTCACGTCTTCGTGCTTTGAG ACACCCTCGGACGTGGTCTATGACGTGATCCAGCACATGTCGCCGCCTGGCAAGACTGAAGAGAGTGTGCACAACTCTGATTGTTTACTCCCAATGAGCAAAAGAACGCTTGAG GAAGTGCCGCCATTGCCGAGGAGAGACAAACAACTCCTGGCTGGCTCCCCCGTCAGTCAGCGGGACAAGGGGCTGTATGCTAAGATCAGAAAGCAACCCACCAGGCCGCTTCAGAGTACTCATCAACACGTACCAAGGAGGCTTCAAGGAGGCCCCAGAAATTGTCGTCCTGTGTCTGCACCAGACACCGTGTACTCTATGGTCGGCGGTTCTGATGAACTGCACACCAGTCCAAGAACTACGAGGCACCTACCACCTGAGAGGACGGACCCATTCAGAACACCCCCAAGGACTCTCAGCACCGACCGCCTGAGTGACTACGCTGCCTACTTCCTGGCCGGGACCCCTGGTAGTCCTCACACAGCGTGCATAGACACCACCACGTCACACGCGCTCAATCTTCACCGCCGGGACCCCGTCTACACCGACGATAACACCTACGAGGCCATTCCTGGGATCGCAGAGACAACCGGCTTCAAACCCAACTGTAACACCTACGAGTCACTGTAG
- the LOC133641493 gene encoding SH2 domain-containing protein 7-like isoform X2: MSSGSTSGEKETSRQETFLHFSWFKTLRTCWRSRFKECERTEQRERPTRDRTLMELSSKWFIETQVAHFASNGFFPAWFGGFITRENAEAMLTDREHGTFLIRLSDRVIGYILSYRGRDRCRHFAISQSKSGHFIVSGDTKGHGTVPELIQHYKTNPIEPFGEYLTSSCFETPSDVVYDVIQHMSPPGKTEESVHNSDCLLPMSKRTLEEVPPLPRRDKQLLAGSPVSQRDKGLYAKIRKQPTRPLQSTHQHVPRRLQGGPRNCRPVSAPDTVYSMVGGSDELHTSPRTTRHLPPERTDPFRTPPRTLSTDRLSDYAAYFLAGTPGSPHTACIDTTTSHALNLHRRDPVYTDDNTYEAIPGIAETTGFKPNCNTYESL; the protein is encoded by the exons ATGTCATCAGGTTCCACCTCAG GTGAGAAGGAGACTTCCAGACAGGAGACTTTCCTGCACTTTTCATGGTTCAAGACTCTGAGGACTTGCTGGAGGTCTCGCTTCAAG GAATGTGAGAGGACGGAGCAGAGAGAGCGTCCAACACGCGACAGAACACTCATGGAGTTGTCTTCAAAATGGTTCATTGAGACTCAAGTGGCGCACTTTGCTTCAAACGGTTTCTTCCCCGCCTGGTTTGGGGGTTTCATCACCAGAGA AAATGCTGAAGCCATGTTGACAGACAGAGAGCACGGCACTTTCCTCATCCGTCTGAGTGATCGAGTCATCGGGTACATCTTGTCTTACAG AGGCAGAGATCGTTGCCGACACTTCGCGATAAGCCAAAGTAAGTCGGGACACTTCATTGTCAGTGGAGACACCAAGGGACACGGCACAGTCCCGGAGCTAATCCAGCACTACAAGACCAACCCCATCGAGCCATTCGGAGAGTACCTCACGTCTTCGTGCTTTGAG ACACCCTCGGACGTGGTCTATGACGTGATCCAGCACATGTCGCCGCCTGGCAAGACTGAAGAGAGTGTGCACAACTCTGATTGTTTACTCCCAATGAGCAAAAGAACGCTTGAG GAAGTGCCGCCATTGCCGAGGAGAGACAAACAACTCCTGGCTGGCTCCCCCGTCAGTCAGCGGGACAAGGGGCTGTATGCTAAGATCAGAAAGCAACCCACCAGGCCGCTTCAGAGTACTCATCAACACGTACCAAGGAGGCTTCAAGGAGGCCCCAGAAATTGTCGTCCTGTGTCTGCACCAGACACCGTGTACTCTATGGTCGGCGGTTCTGATGAACTGCACACCAGTCCAAGAACTACGAGGCACCTACCACCTGAGAGGACGGACCCATTCAGAACACCCCCAAGGACTCTCAGCACCGACCGCCTGAGTGACTACGCTGCCTACTTCCTGGCCGGGACCCCTGGTAGTCCTCACACAGCGTGCATAGACACCACCACGTCACACGCGCTCAATCTTCACCGCCGGGACCCCGTCTACACCGACGATAACACCTACGAGGCCATTCCTGGGATCGCAGAGACAACCGGCTTCAAACCCAACTGTAACACCTACGAGTCACTGTAG
- the cib2 gene encoding calcium and integrin-binding family member 2 isoform X2, which translates to MPTRLHGRYHELAPHLVPMDYTKDPDCKLPLALIVNMPELKENPFRNRIVESFSEDGMGNLSFNEFVDMFSVLSEMAPRELKAIYAFKIYDFNVDNYLCKEDLEKTLNRLTKEELTPEEVQLVCEKTIEEADLDGDNKLSFADFENMISRAPDFLSTFHIRI; encoded by the exons GTTGCACGGTAGATACCATGAATTGGCTCCTCATCTTGTACCAATGGACTACACCAAGGACCCTGATTGTAAATTACCTTTAGCTTTGATAGTCAACATGCCAGAGTTAAAG GAAAATCCATTCCGTAACAGGATTGTTGAGTCTTTCTCAGAGGATGGGATGGGGAATCTCAGCTTCAATGAATTTGTGGATATGTTCTCAGTCCTCAGTGAAATGGCTCCACGGGAACTGAAGGCCATTTACGCCTTCAAAATATATG ATTTCAATGTGGATAATTACCTTTGCAAAGAGGACCTGGAAAAAACTCTGAACAGGCTGACAAAGGAGGAGTTGACTCCTGAAGAGGTGCAGCTGGTGTGTGAGAAGACCATCGAAGAGGCCGATTTAGATGGAGACAATAAACTCTCCTTTGCCGATTTTGAAAATATGATATCAAGGGCTCCTGACTTCTTAAG TACCTTCCACATACGAATCTGA
- the LOC133641493 gene encoding SH2 domain-containing protein 7-like isoform X3 produces MELSSKWFIETQVAHFASNGFFPAWFGGFITRENAEAMLTDREHGTFLIRLSDRVIGYILSYRGRDRCRHFAISQSKSGHFIVSGDTKGHGTVPELIQHYKTNPIEPFGEYLTSSCFETPSDVVYDVIQHMSPPGKTEESVHNSDCLLPMSKRTLEEVPPLPRRDKQLLAGSPVSQRDKGLYAKIRKQPTRPLQSTHQHVPRRLQGGPRNCRPVSAPDTVYSMVGGSDELHTSPRTTRHLPPERTDPFRTPPRTLSTDRLSDYAAYFLAGTPGSPHTACIDTTTSHALNLHRRDPVYTDDNTYEAIPGIAETTGFKPNCNTYESL; encoded by the exons ATGGAGTTGTCTTCAAAATGGTTCATTGAGACTCAAGTGGCGCACTTTGCTTCAAACGGTTTCTTCCCCGCCTGGTTTGGGGGTTTCATCACCAGAGA AAATGCTGAAGCCATGTTGACAGACAGAGAGCACGGCACTTTCCTCATCCGTCTGAGTGATCGAGTCATCGGGTACATCTTGTCTTACAG AGGCAGAGATCGTTGCCGACACTTCGCGATAAGCCAAAGTAAGTCGGGACACTTCATTGTCAGTGGAGACACCAAGGGACACGGCACAGTCCCGGAGCTAATCCAGCACTACAAGACCAACCCCATCGAGCCATTCGGAGAGTACCTCACGTCTTCGTGCTTTGAG ACACCCTCGGACGTGGTCTATGACGTGATCCAGCACATGTCGCCGCCTGGCAAGACTGAAGAGAGTGTGCACAACTCTGATTGTTTACTCCCAATGAGCAAAAGAACGCTTGAG GAAGTGCCGCCATTGCCGAGGAGAGACAAACAACTCCTGGCTGGCTCCCCCGTCAGTCAGCGGGACAAGGGGCTGTATGCTAAGATCAGAAAGCAACCCACCAGGCCGCTTCAGAGTACTCATCAACACGTACCAAGGAGGCTTCAAGGAGGCCCCAGAAATTGTCGTCCTGTGTCTGCACCAGACACCGTGTACTCTATGGTCGGCGGTTCTGATGAACTGCACACCAGTCCAAGAACTACGAGGCACCTACCACCTGAGAGGACGGACCCATTCAGAACACCCCCAAGGACTCTCAGCACCGACCGCCTGAGTGACTACGCTGCCTACTTCCTGGCCGGGACCCCTGGTAGTCCTCACACAGCGTGCATAGACACCACCACGTCACACGCGCTCAATCTTCACCGCCGGGACCCCGTCTACACCGACGATAACACCTACGAGGCCATTCCTGGGATCGCAGAGACAACCGGCTTCAAACCCAACTGTAACACCTACGAGTCACTGTAG
- the cib2 gene encoding calcium and integrin-binding family member 2 isoform X3, producing the protein MDYTKDPDCKLPLALIVNMPELKENPFRNRIVESFSEDGMGNLSFNEFVDMFSVLSEMAPRELKAIYAFKIYDFNVDNYLCKEDLEKTLNRLTKEELTPEEVQLVCEKTIEEADLDGDNKLSFADFENMISRAPDFLSTFHIRI; encoded by the exons ATGGACTACACCAAGGACCCTGATTGTAAATTACCTTTAGCTTTGATAGTCAACATGCCAGAGTTAAAG GAAAATCCATTCCGTAACAGGATTGTTGAGTCTTTCTCAGAGGATGGGATGGGGAATCTCAGCTTCAATGAATTTGTGGATATGTTCTCAGTCCTCAGTGAAATGGCTCCACGGGAACTGAAGGCCATTTACGCCTTCAAAATATATG ATTTCAATGTGGATAATTACCTTTGCAAAGAGGACCTGGAAAAAACTCTGAACAGGCTGACAAAGGAGGAGTTGACTCCTGAAGAGGTGCAGCTGGTGTGTGAGAAGACCATCGAAGAGGCCGATTTAGATGGAGACAATAAACTCTCCTTTGCCGATTTTGAAAATATGATATCAAGGGCTCCTGACTTCTTAAG TACCTTCCACATACGAATCTGA